The genomic stretch GGTCCGCTGGCACCCGGACGCGCTGCGCGGGCTCGACGTCGACGTCCACGACGTGCCCACCCGGGTGCAGCTCGCCGGTGAGGACGAGGACGCGGTCATCAACGAAGTCAGCCAGTTGACCGTGGACGTCGGCCGGCACCAGGACGTGCCGGCCGGCCGCAGCCTGCTGCGCCACCAGTTGACCGTGCTGCTGCTGCGCCTGAGCATGCTGCCGTCCGAGTCACGCCGCGCAGGTCGGCCCGAGGAGGAGACCTTCCGCCGGTTGTGCCGCGAGGTGGAGCGCGGCTACCAGCGCACCCGCCGGGTCGAGGACTACGCCGAGCGGCTGGGCTGCTCGGTGCGTACCCTCACCCGGGCCTGCCTGGCGGTGACCGGGCGCAGCGCCAAGCAGGTGGTGGACGAGCGGGTCGCGCTCCAGGCCGGCCGGTTGCTGGCCGCCACCGACGAGCCCATCGCCCGGATCGGTCGGCAGCTCGGCTTCACCGAGCCGACCAACTTCGGCCGGTTCTTCACCCGCGAGGTCGGGGTCAGCCCCGGCGCGTTCCGGGCCGCCCGCGAGCAACCCGCGCCGAGCCCGGTCGTCCGGCCCCGCCCGCCCGCCGAACCGGCCCCGATACTGCGGTCCCGCCCGGCGGTCGAGGCCCGTTGAGGCATGTCCCATGAGGCCGGTCGACAGGTCTTGAGCGTGACCCGACGCATCCGGTCGGTGACTCCGTCAGCCCGGCGACGCCCTGCCCCGGGCCGGTTGGGCATGATGGCAGGGTGCAGATCTCCGCGCGCGGCGACTACGCGGTACGGGCGACGCTGAGCCTGGCCGCCGCGTACCCGTCACTGTTGTCCACCCAGACCATCTCCGCGGAGCAGGACATGCCTCGCAAATTCCTTGAGGCGGTCCTGGCCGACCTGCGCCGGGCCGGCCTGGTCCGCGCCCAGCGCGGCGCCGAGGGCGGGTACGCCCTGGCCCGGCCGCCCCGGGAGGTGACCATCGGGGCGGTGCTGCGCGCGGTGGAGGGGCCGCTGGCCGGCGTACGCGGGCTGCGCCCGGAGGAGACCAGCTACGACGGGGTGGCGCAGCACCTGCCCGGGTTGTGGGTGGCGGTGCGCGCCTCGCTGCGCCGGGTGGTCGACGAGGTGAGTCTGGCCGACGTGGTGGGTGGCCGACTGCCCGCCCACGTCCGTCGACTGACCACGGCGCCCGACGCCTGGGAACCCCGCTGATGCCTACCTCACACACTGTCGATTCAACCAGGATCTTGAACCCAACAATACCCATCTGATGAATAGGATATTCGGGCTACGGCGGACGTCCGATTCCACTATGCATGGCGTGGTTTGGCGAATCTTCGTTTCGGGAATCTTCGATGCCGCGCGGGGACGTGACGAAGGGAGGCCCACGATGGGTCTGATGTTCCGCAAACGCAAGAAGTACGGGCCGCTGATCCTGAACTTCACCGAGAACGGTTTCTCGTCCTGGAGCATCAAGATCGGTCGCTGGTCGTGGAACTCGCGGGCCAAGGCGCACCGCGTCGACCTGCCCGGCCCGCTCTCCTGGAGGCAGGACAAGTCCCGGACGTGAGCCCGGAGGTCGCGCGGGGCGTCGGAGCACTCCGACGCCCCGTTCGCATATGCGTTCCGGGGCCGCGAACGGGTCACCGAGCGGCGGCCGTGATCACCACGTCCCCGCCGAGCCTCCCCTGCTCCGGGTCACGCCGCACCTCGCCCGCGTCGAGCAACGCGTCCAGTGCCCGCACCGCGTCCACGGCCCGGTACGCCGTATCGGTGACCGCGTACCGGCGCAGCTCGGTCACCGTACGCGGGCCGGTGCGGGACAGCTCGGCGAGCAGCGCCCGGCCCAGCGGCACCGGGTCCGCCTGGCCGGCACCCACCTCCCACAGGCTCTCCTTGAACGACTCGATGCTGCGGTCCGAGGCGGTGCCGAAGCCGATCCGCCGACCGGAGGGCACCTCGACCTCGGCGACCAGCGGGAACCCGGAGTCGACGAGCGCCGACCGCAGCGGGGTGTCCGGACCGGCCGGCACCAGCACCTCACCGGGTCGGCCGGAGGCGGCGGCGGAGAGCGCCACCGGATCGACGGCGTCCTCCACCTCCAGGTAGGACAGCACCGGCGCGCCGGACGCCCCGGACGCGCGCAGCGCCACCGGCAGCAGGGCCGTCGGACCGGGCATCAGGTGCACGGTGACCTCGGCGGGCAGTCCCGCCTCGGCGGCACCGAGCCGGGCCGGCAGTTCCTCGGTGCCGCCGGCCAGCACCAGCACGGTCAACCGGGCACCACGGACGTCGGCGGCGCACTCGCCGGCCACCCGGACGACCTCCTCGGCCAGGGCGGGGTCGCGCCCGTCGTACCCGAGGACCACCGTCGCCCGGCGCGCACGCCGCAACGCGCCCGGCACCCAGACCCTCAGGTGCCGGATCACCACCTGCCGCCCCACCTCATCCGCCACCCTGCCGTTCTACCGCACCGCCCGGCCGCGACGCGGCCACCCTCGGCAGCCGGGCGCGATCGGCGCGCGCTCTGCGGGGCGGGCCGGGACGGGTCAGTGCGACGCGGCGGCCGGCACGGAGATGCCGATGCCACCCCGGGTGTCGCCGCCGTACCTGCTGATCTCGGCGGCCAGGTCGAGGCGGCCGATCCGGGTGCGGGCGTCGAGCGCGGCGTCGTCCAGGCGGTCGGCCGGCACCAGCCAGACCACCTCGAACTCCAGCCCGTCCGGGTCCTGGCCGTAGAGGCTCTTGGTGGTGCCGTGGTCGGAGGTGCCGACCAGCGCGCCGCCCCCGGCCAGCCGGCGGGCGGTGGCGGCCAGGTCGTCGAGGGTGTCCACCTCCCAGGCGAGGTGGTAGAGACCGACGGTGGCCCGACCGGCGGTCGACCGGCCCACTCCTGCGCCGATCTCGAAGAGGCCGAGGTCGTGGTCGTTGGTGGAGTCCGGTGCCTGGAGGAAGGCGGCGCCCCGGAACCCCTCCGGGGTCATCGGCACCCGGCGGAAGCCGAGCACGTCGCGGTAGAAGGCGACGCTGCGCTCCAGGTCACTGACGTAGAGGACGGCGTGGTTGAGGCGATGGATTCCCATGGCGCCGAGGCTAGCGCGCTTTAGTTGAGCGTTCAACTATCGCCGCTATGATGGGGGTCATGACCCGCTGGCTGGACCCGGACGAACAGCGCACCTGGCGAGCGTTCCTGACCGCCTCCCGCGCGTTGATGGAGGCGCTCGACCGCGAGCTGCAACGCGACGCCGGGATGCCGCACGCGTACTACGAGATCCTGGTCCGACTCTCCGAGGCCCCGGAGCGTCGGCTGCGGATGAGCGACCTCGCCGACGCCAGCGGCTCCTCCCGCAGCCGGCTCTCGCACGCGGTGACCCGCCTGGAGGCCGCCGGCTGGGTCCGTCGGGAGCACTGCCCGACCGACCGGCGAGGGCAGATCGCCCTGCTCACCGACGACGGCTTCGCCGCGCTGGCCGCCGCCGCGCCCGGCCACGTCGACGGGGTACGCCGCCACCTCTTCGACGCGCTCAGCCCCGCACAGGTCGACCAGTTGCGCCGGATCAGCGAGGCACTGGCCGATCGCCTGACCCGACCCTGACCGGATCCTGACCGAACCACTCCGGCGCGGGTCTTGTACTTAACGTCGTCGGTTGAGCACGATGGGGCGTGCCCTCCGGCTTCGGTGAACTGACTGATCAGGCGCACGACCTGGTCTCCTCCGGCGACCTCGCCGGCGCTCAACGGCTCCTCGCCGACGCGTTGACCGGCGCCGACCCGCGCCCGGCCAACGCGACACCCGAGATGGCCGAGGCGGCCGGCCTGCACGCGCGGGTGCTGGTCGCCCTCGGCGAACCGCACTCGGCACGAGGCTGGGCCGCCTACGCGTACGCCGCCACCACCCGCCTGCACGGCCGTTCCGAGCCGCGTACGGTCGCTGCGGCGGCCACCCTCGCGGCGGTGCTGCACAGGGTGGGCAGCTGCTCCCGGGCCGCCCGGCTGTACCAGGAAGTGATCATCGAGCTGACCGCCTCGGACGGTCCGGAGTCCCTGCGGGTCCTCGCCGCACACGCCGACCTGGCCACCGTGGAGTACGCCCGTGGCCAGTGCCAGGTGGCCCGCGACCGCCTCCAGGACGCGTGGGAGCTGCACCGCGAGGTCTACGGCGACGGGCAGCCCAGCGGCATCAAGATGCTCGCCCGGCTCGGCTCGATGCAACGCGACTGCGGGCAGTTCACCGAGGCGCAGGACCACCTCGCGTTGGCCCGGGAACTCGCCCGCCGGCACCTCGCCCCGGACGACCCGCTGACCGCCCAGGTGGCGTCGCTGTCCCGGGCCCCGGCCAACCCCGGTCACGTCTGCGCCGACACCCCGCCGGTGGGCGCGGAAGACCCGGTCGTACCGGCCGCCCGGACACCGGGCGACGCCCCGCCCAGCGGCGACCGGCCGGAGGGCGCCACCGCCGCGGCCCGGCCCACCTGGTCCGACCACGACACCGGCGACCCGCCGCCGAACGCCCCCCGGGCCGACTGGGACGAGCCCGCGTCCGCGACTCCGCCGACCTGGCCCACGTCGACCGCCGACGACGCGGCGACGTGGGCCGGGACCAACGACGCGCGGGGCTGGCCCGCAGCGGCCACCGACGGGCGGACCTGGCCCACCGACGCTCCCGGCGAGACCATCTGGCCCACGGACAGCGCCGGAGACGGCGCGTGGCCGGCGGGAAGCGGCGGTACGGGCGGGTGGTCCACGGGCACCGCCGGGTCGTGGCCGACGGCGGGCGACCCGCCGGACGCCCGGTACGCCGGGGAGCAGCACCCGGCCGAGGGCTACCACCCGAGTCACGGCCACCAGGCTGGTCAGCCGCCCGCCGGGACGGCGTCGCCGGTGCCCACCCCACGGCAGCCGGTGGACGGCCCGGCCGGACCACCACAGGACTGGTGGACCGGGCAACCGACCGAGCCGCCCTCCCCCGATCCCGCCCACCCGGCCCGGCCCGCCCCGACGCCGTCGGCCGAGTCGAGCGGGGCGGCCGTACCGCCGAGCGTGATCGGCCTGACCGGTCCGGCACCGCAGGCACCCGGGGTGTACCGGCTACGCCGGCTGGAACCGGAACGCACCGGCCCGTCGTCCCGACTGCTCCCGGTGCCGGTACGCCGCACGCCGGCCGCGCCGCCGTCCCGCACGCCGAACCGGCTGGTGCCGATCATCGGGGCGGGCGTGGTGGTGGTGCTGCTCGGTGCCGCTGCGGTGATCGCCGGGGTGTCCCGGGTCGACGGCCCGGGCGAACCGGGCTCCCCCACCGCCGGGGACGCCCCGAGTGGTGTGTCGACCCCGTCCGCGTCGCCACCGGACGCACCGCCGGTCTCCCCCGGCGCCCCGCCCACCGGGCTCTCGCTGCGCGACAACCGGGACAGCGTCACCCTGCGCTGGACGTACCCCGCCGGGGCGGAAGGGCCTGTGATCATTTCGGGCGGCCGGAACGGACAGCCGATGAACCCCTTCGCCGACCTGCCCGCCGGGACCGACAGTTTCGTGGTCTACGGCCTCAACCGCAGCCTCGACTACTGCTTCACGGTCGCGGTCGCCTGGTCCACCGACACCGTCGCCCGATCCGACGAGGTCTGCACCGAACGCCGGTGACCACACCGCCCGGAATCAGGGCACGGGCGTCGCACACACGGTGGTGTGACCGGCCGGGCCGCCTTGGCTCCGGCGGTCGCCGCGCGGTATCTTCGGCAGTTCAGGCAACGAAAAAGAACGGCTAGAAAGCCGTTCCTAAGCCGGACTCTAACCCACCGGGAGACGGATTGTCAAGGCACTCCGGCGGTTCGCCGTCCGACGACGAGATCGGCCGCGAGCAGGAGTACGTCTCGATGCTCTACCAGCGCCTCGACGACCTGCGGGAGCAGGCGGCACAGCGGCTGACCGACCAGTTGCGGGCGACGGGCGGCACATTGCAGGCCCGTTCCCAACGCGACAGCACGGTCCGCATGTACGCCGAACAGGTCGAGCAATTCGCGGCGGTGGAGAACGGCCTCTGCTTCGGTCGGCTCGACACCGACGACGACGAACGCCACTACATCGGCCGGATCGGCATCTTCGACACCGACGGCGACCACGACCCGCTGCTGATGGACTGGCGTGCCCCGGCCGCCCGCGCCTTCTACCTCGCCACCGCCGCCAACCCACAGGGCATCCGGCGGCGGCGACACCTGCGTACCCGACAGCGCAAGGTGGTCGCCCTCGACGACGAGGTGCTGGACCTGAACACCGCATCCCCCACCGCCCACGAGGAGCTGACCGGCGAGGCGTCGCTGCTGGCCGCGCTCAACGCCGGGCGTACCGGCCGGATGCGCGACATCGTCGAGACCATCCAGGCCGAACAGGACCGGATCATCCGATCCGACCTGTCCGGGGTGCTGGTGGTGCAGGGCGGCCCCGGCACCGGCAAGACCGCCGTGGCGCTGCACCGGGCCGCGTACCTGCTCTACACGCACCGCCGGGAACTCTCCACCCGGGGCGTGCTGCTGGTCGGCCCGAACGTCACCTTCCTGCGCTACATCTCGCAGGTGCTGCCCGCGCTGGCCGAGACCGGCGTGCTGCTGCGTACCCCGGGGGACCTCTTCCCCGGCGTCAGCGCCCGCCGCGCGGAGCCGGCCACCACCGCGGCCCTCAAGGGACGGTCGACGATGACCGAGGTGCTGGCCAACGCGGTCCGCGACCGGCAGGAGGTGCCCGACGAGCCGGTCGAGATCGAGCTGCCGCAGCAGGAGGTCCTGGTGCTCGGCCCGGCGACCGTCCGGGCCGCCCGGGACCGCGTCCGCCACAGCGACCGCCCGCACAACCTGGCCCGCGCCCTGTTCGACGTCGAGGTCATCCACGCCCTGGCCGACCAGGTCGCCGAACGCATCGGCGCCGACCCGCTGGGCGGGGAGAACCTGCTCGAAGAGGCCGACCGTGCCGAGATCCGCCGGGAGCTGCGCGAGGAACCGGAGATCACCGCCGCGCTGGACGAGCTGTGGCCGGTCCTCACCCCGCAACGCCTGCTCGCCGACCTGTACGCCTCGACCGACCGCATCGCCACCGCCGCGCCGATGCTCACCGCCGACGAACGGGCCGCCCTGCACCGCGAGCCCGGCGGCTGGACCTCGGCCGACGTGCCGCTGCTGGACGAGGCGGCGGAACTGCTCGGCGAGGACGACCGGGCCGCCGCCGCCCGCCGGGAACGCATCCGGGCCATGGAGCGCGAGTACGCCGAGGGCGTGCTGGAGATCGCCCGGGGCTCCCGCTCCATCGACGTCGAGGACGAGGCCGACGGCGGTGAGATCCTCGGCGTGACCGACCTGCTCGACGCCGACCGGCTGCTGGAACGGCAGGAGGAGGCCGACCGGCTGACCACCGCCCAGCGCGCCGCAGCCGACCGGTCGTGGGCGTTCGGCCACGTCATCGTCGACGAGGCGCAGGAACTCTCCCCGATGGCCTGGCGACTGCTGATGCGCCGGTGCCCGAGCCGCTCCATGACGATCGTCGGCGACGTGGCCCAGACCGGGGCCCTGGCCGGTACCCCGTCCTGGTCGGAGGCGCTGGCACCGTACGTGGCCGACCGGTGGCGACTGACCGAGCTGACCGTCAGCTACCGCACTCCCGCCGAGATCATGGAGGTCGCCGCCGGCGTACTCGCCGAGATCGACCCGACCCTGCGCCCACCCCGCGCCGTACGTGCCAGCGGCTTCCCGCCCGGCACGCGGGACGTACCGGCGGACCGGTTGGCGGCGGAGTTGATCGAGGTGGCCACCGACGAGGCGGCCGGGCTCACCGACGGACGGCTCGGGGTGATCGTCCCGGCCGGTCGCGTCGACGACCTCGGCACCGCCCTGACCACCGCGCTGCCCGAGGCGGCCGTCGGCGAGCAGCCCGACCTGGAGAACCGGGTCGTGGTGCTGACCGTCGCCGAGGCCAAGGGCCTGGAGTTCGACTCGGTGATCGTGGTCGACCCGGACCGCATCGTCGCCGAGTCGCCCCGTGGGCGCAGCGACCTCTACGTGGCCCTGACCCGCGCCACCCAACGCCTGACCACCCTCACCCCCACCGCGTAGCCCCACCGCCCTACCCCGCCGATCATGGACTTGTGGCACACCGCGGGGGCGGGGGCGGGCGACGCACTCGGGTGGGACGGGATCGGCCCGGCCCCTCCGGGGCCGGGCCGGTGGGTGGGTGGTTAGTCGAAGCTGCCCACGTGGGTGGCGGGAGTGGACTGGTCGCTCGTGCTGCCGCCGGACGGGGTGCTCAGCCCGCCGGTGGTGGCGTCGCCGGTGGTGGTCGGCGCCACCGTGCCCCGGTGCCGCTCCGGCTGACGGGCCACCCGACGGGCGCTGGCCGGTCCGGCCGTACCGCCCGTCGTGGTGATCGCGCCCTGCCCCCGGGTGGGACCGCCGTCACGCAGCACGGTGGGGTCGATCGGCACGTGTGCCGGATCGTCCCGGTCGTCGCGCTGGATGGCACTCTCCACATCGGTGGGCGGCACGGTCACCTCGTCCACGGCGCCCTCGCCGTACACGCCGCCGGCGATCCGTTCCTCGGCCCGGCGGGCGGCGTTCTGTCGCATGTCGTCCTCACGCACGATCCATCACCTCGCAGAAGCGTCGGTCCTGATGGCGTGCCCGGTGACCGGCCCGGCAAACCCGCACCACCCGTCCACCGGTCCGCGTCGGTGGCTCGGTGACGGGCGCCGGTTGCTCGTGGGCGAGGGGGGGGTCTTGCTCGTGGGCGAGGGGCGTCGGAACGCGACATCCGACTCGTTCGGGAGGCATTCGTCGGTCCGGGCAGGTATCTCCGGCTCGACAGATCAGGGCAGGTGGCGGGGTGTTACTGCCCCCCGGCCGCCGGGTAGACGCCGGGTGCCCCCGCCAAGTGCGCGAACCGTGCCGTGGCCGACACGCGGTAGCGGGGCGAGGGTCGCAGGTGACGACTCATCACATCCTGAGGAGGACAGATGAGCACGCAGGCTGCATCCACCAGGCCGATGAACCGTCCGATGCAGGACGTCCAGCACCGGCAGGCCATGCAGGAGGCACCCACCCGCCCGATGCCGGCGATGCACGACGGGCACCGGGAGGAGATGATGTCCCCGGGTACGGAGACCAAGAACTCGTTCCTGACGACCGAGTTCTGGATCTACGCGGCGGCTGTCACCCTCGTGGTGATCTCTGCCTTCTGGCGTGGGACCACTGCGAACGGCCTGAACCTGAACAACCCCGGCCAGGCGTGGTTCTTCATCACGCTGCTGACCATCGGTTACCTGGGTAGCCGTGGCCTCGCCAAGGCGGGTAGCCAGCGGCGTTCGGCTGCGGAGCGCAAGCAGCGCGGGCGGCGCTGACCCCTCGCGTGCGGTGGCCCTCCGGGAGACTTCCCGGAGGGCCACCGTCCTGTCTCCACGCGTCCCGCCGAACGCGTGCGGCGTCGCCTAGAACTCCTCGAAGCCGCCGAAGTCACCGCCGCCGTCGAAGTCACCGCCGAAGTCGCCGGCCGCCTCGGTGACCTCCTCCTCGCCACCGTCGAAGGCGTTGCCGATCATGTGACCGGCGAGCATGCCGCCCGCCGCGCCGAGCGCCGCGCCGGCGACCACGCCGCCCATGCCGACCCCGCCCCGCCGCTGCGGCGGGCCGAACTTGTTCGGGGCGCCGTAACCCTGCGGACCGTAGCCCTGCGGCGCGCCGTACCCCGGCGGGCCGAAACCGGGCGCACCGTAGCCCTGGGGGCCGTACCCCTGGGCACGCAACGCGCCGAACCGCCCGATCGTCTCCTGGATCCAGCCGTCGACCGTCTCCACCCAGTCGGACCGCTCGGCGTCGGAGTGGGCCACCTGGTACCGGCCGAACACATCCTGGCCCGGTGCGAGGAACCCGCCCCGCTTGTCGCACTCCAGCACCACGTCCACGCCGTGCGGGTTGGCCACGAACGTCACTTCGAGCTCGTTGACGGTCTGCGCGTACTGAGGCGCGGCGAAGAACTCGATCTCCTGGTAGAACGGCAGCGTCTGGCGTACGCCCTGGATCATGCCGCGCTCCAGGTCGGCCTTCTTGAAGCGGAAGCCGAGCTGGAGGAACGCCTCCAGGATCCGCTCCTGCACCGGCAGCGGGTGCACGTTGATCTCGTCCAGGTCGCCCTTGTCGACCGCGCGGGCAATCGCCAGCTCGGTACGCAGACCCATCGTCATGCCGTGCAGCCGCTGGCCGTACAGCCCGGTGATGGGAGTCTCCCACGGCACCGGAAGCTGGAAGGGGATGGACAGCGCCTGCTTCGCGGCAAGCTGGAGCGGGCCGCTGACGACCTGCCGGTGGAACTCCATCACCCCGGCCTGCTCACCGACCTCGACCCGGGTGACCAGGCCGATCACGATCTGCTCGATGCTCGCCACCGCCTCCCCGCCGAGCAGGTTCACCTGACCGTCGAGGGCCAGCCCGGGCCTGGTGTTCGGGTTGGCCAGGACGGTGTCCACACTCGGACCGCCCACGCCGAACGCGCTCAACATCTTCTTGAAGACCATTCAGTTCTCCTGCGGGTCTGGTGCCCGGGCTCCCTTTAGGAACGGACGCTGACGGCGGCACCGTATCGGGCCGCCCTGAGAGCTAGCTGGGAAGACCTGCGCGGGACCGGGGCCAGTCACGCGGATTCGTGCTGCTCGACGCCGACGATCACTGCCCAGCCGACCTCGGTCCACGCCTACTCGGCCGGGCGCAGGCAGCCCGGGCGAACACCAAAGTCGGGGTGGTCCTACCCAAGGTGGACCAGGCACCCTTGGCCGCAAAGTTCGATCTGCACGCCGCACGGGCGAACTCATCGTCGTTCGACAAGCTCTGGCGGGAGGTACAGAACCTTCTCCTGATCGAGTGGCACACCGTGCAGGTGTCACGGCCGCCGACCTGACCGCCAGCCTGCCGGAACAGCGCTACCTGCTGATGCGCGCCGTTCGTCTCACCTGAAAGGGTGATGGTGGCCGGGCCCGCGCGGGACCCGGCCACCGAGGAGGTACGTCGTCAGCTCGCGGTGCAGGTCACCGCAGGAGCCGGGTTGCTGCCGTTCCAGCTACCGATGAAACCGAAGCTGGTGCTGGCGCCGGCCCCGAGCTGACCGTTGTAGGAGACGTTGCGAGCGGTCACCGCGTTGCCGCTGCTGGTGACCGTGGCGTTCCAGGACTGGCTCACCGACTGGCCGCTGGTGAAGGTCCAGCGCACCGTCCAGCCCGTGATGGCGCGGCTGCCGGCGGTCACCCGGACGTCGCCCTGGAAGCCGCCCTGCCACTGCCCGGTGATCGAGTACGTCGCCGTGCAGCCGGCACCCGGCGGCGGGGTGGTCGTCGGCGGAGGCGTGGTGGGCGGCGGGGTCGTCGGCGGAGGCGTGGTGGGCGGCGGCGTGGTCGGCGGCGGCGTGGTCGGCGGCGGCGTGGCGCCGAAGACGCTGGCCTCCCGGGCGGTCTGCCGGATGCCGTTGGTGCCGTTGAACAGGCGCTGGCCCCAACTGGTCAGCTGGTTGGGGTTGAACGAGGTGGCCATGTCGAGGTAGCCCACTTCGCTGCTGTTGCCGCTCCACGACCAACCCAACCAGCCGATGCCGTTGGCCTGCGTGTAGGAGAGGATGGCGTCCTCGTCGGGATCGCCGTCGGAGTGGTAGTGGCCGAACTCGCCGACCACGATCGGCAGGCCCCGGCTGCGGAACCGGCCCAGGTAGTCGCTGATCTCGGCGGCGGTGTCGAAGACGCCGTACATGTGGATCGAGAAGACCGTGTTGCGGGCCGGGTCGGCGTTGAACACCGTCGGCGCGCTGTCCCGCATCGTGAAGGACCAGTCCTGGCCCCAGTTCGGGCCGTCCACCATGATGGTGTGCGCGAAGCCCGCGGTACGCAGCCGCCGGATCGCGTTCGACGTGTCGGTGGCCCAGGACGAGTAGTTCTGGTTCCCGTAGGGCTCGTTGCCGATGTTGACGATCACGTACCGTTCCTGGCCGTTGAGCACGCTGGCGATGCTCAGCCAGTAGTCGACCGCCTGGTCCAGGGTGGCGGCGCCGCTCTGCTCGCCGTAACCGGTGGTGTCGTGCACCTCCAGGACGCAGATCAGCCGGTTGGTCTTGCAGAGCTGGATCACGTTCGCCACGTCGTCGGCGCTGTTGCGGGTCCACCGGTCACCGCTGGCCAGCACCACCCGGACGGTGTTCGCCCCGAGCGCCTTGATGTTGGCGAAGGAGCTGGTCTGGTTCGCGTACCAGGTGTGCGCGTGGTTGACGCCGCGCATGATGAACTCGTTGCCGTTGGCGTCGTAGAGTTTGCCGCCGCTGACCGTGAACCCGGTGGCGGCGTGCGCCGACGGGCCGAAGGCGAACACTGCGGCGACGGTCGCCAGCAGGACGGCGCCGACGGCCCCGAAAAGTCTTCTCATCGATTCCTCGCAGGAGTTTCTCTCCCCCGTGCCCAGGAGGGATTGCGGTGAGTGGCAGGTGCGGCGGCTGTAGCCCGGCAGCCGCGGTGAGAGGCCCGGCGAGACAGGCATCAGCGTAGGCCGATGGAGCGTCGGAAGCAACCGGTTCAGGAGGGCGGCCGATGGACGGCGACCCGTGACGGCCCACGAGAAGCCGAGCCGCCACGGGCGGGCCATCCCCACCACAGGATGGGCGCCACGCCGGTGTCTGAACCGGTTCAGGCAACGGTATGCAGCCTCCGGAGAGCCCGTCAAGCGTCGATGAGGGTTGACCTCACCAGGTCCGGCTACCCGCCGACCACTACTACCCCTGGCTGGAGTCGCAGGGCCACTCGCCGTACGCCTGGTCGGTGCTGGGCGCAGTCGCCCACGCCACCTCCCGCGCGGAGCTGATGTCGTTCGTGACCTGCCCGATCCGCCGCTACCACCCGGCGGTCGTGGCGCAGAAGGCCGCCACCGTCGGACTCCTCTCCGACGGGCGGTTCACCCTCGGCCTCGGTGCCGGGGAGAACCTCAACGAGCACGTGGTGGGAGCCTGGCCGCACGTGCAGCAACGGCACGAGATGTACGAGGAGGCCGGCGGCGCCGGGCGACCCCGCTACGGTCAGGTGGCCATCTGCTACGGACCGGACGAGGCCGAATGCCGCACGATCGCGCACGACCAGTTCCGCTGGTTCGGACTCGGCTGGAAGGTCAACGCCGAACCGCCCGACACCGGCTTCACGCACGTGGCGCTGGTCCAGGTCGGCGGCGGCAGTCAACCGATGTTCCTGGACTGGGCGCAGGAGCAGTTGCTGCCCCGGCTCCGCGACCTGTGAGCGGCCGGGTGTGATCAGCCAAGCGCGGCAACACGGAGCTCCGACCGGCGGGCGGCGGCCTCGGCTGCGTGCCCACTGGAGTTGAC from Micromonospora craniellae encodes the following:
- a CDS encoding VOC family protein, with product MGIHRLNHAVLYVSDLERSVAFYRDVLGFRRVPMTPEGFRGAAFLQAPDSTNDHDLGLFEIGAGVGRSTAGRATVGLYHLAWEVDTLDDLAATARRLAGGGALVGTSDHGTTKSLYGQDPDGLEFEVVWLVPADRLDDAALDARTRIGRLDLAAEISRYGGDTRGGIGISVPAAASH
- a CDS encoding DUF4236 domain-containing protein encodes the protein MGLMFRKRKKYGPLILNFTENGFSSWSIKIGRWSWNSRAKAHRVDLPGPLSWRQDKSRT
- a CDS encoding tetratricopeptide repeat protein, coding for MPSGFGELTDQAHDLVSSGDLAGAQRLLADALTGADPRPANATPEMAEAAGLHARVLVALGEPHSARGWAAYAYAATTRLHGRSEPRTVAAAATLAAVLHRVGSCSRAARLYQEVIIELTASDGPESLRVLAAHADLATVEYARGQCQVARDRLQDAWELHREVYGDGQPSGIKMLARLGSMQRDCGQFTEAQDHLALARELARRHLAPDDPLTAQVASLSRAPANPGHVCADTPPVGAEDPVVPAARTPGDAPPSGDRPEGATAAARPTWSDHDTGDPPPNAPRADWDEPASATPPTWPTSTADDAATWAGTNDARGWPAAATDGRTWPTDAPGETIWPTDSAGDGAWPAGSGGTGGWSTGTAGSWPTAGDPPDARYAGEQHPAEGYHPSHGHQAGQPPAGTASPVPTPRQPVDGPAGPPQDWWTGQPTEPPSPDPAHPARPAPTPSAESSGAAVPPSVIGLTGPAPQAPGVYRLRRLEPERTGPSSRLLPVPVRRTPAAPPSRTPNRLVPIIGAGVVVVLLGAAAVIAGVSRVDGPGEPGSPTAGDAPSGVSTPSASPPDAPPVSPGAPPTGLSLRDNRDSVTLRWTYPAGAEGPVIISGGRNGQPMNPFADLPAGTDSFVVYGLNRSLDYCFTVAVAWSTDTVARSDEVCTERR
- a CDS encoding helix-turn-helix transcriptional regulator, with translation MVPSGHLDRVLPNAASGPHVIDTITLCDLTPDAAWRRPVLLDRELIVLSTGGHGVAEVDFRAQPCRPGTLLRVRAGQVLRCPPPRLDATVVRWHPDALRGLDVDVHDVPTRVQLAGEDEDAVINEVSQLTVDVGRHQDVPAGRSLLRHQLTVLLLRLSMLPSESRRAGRPEEETFRRLCREVERGYQRTRRVEDYAERLGCSVRTLTRACLAVTGRSAKQVVDERVALQAGRLLAATDEPIARIGRQLGFTEPTNFGRFFTREVGVSPGAFRAAREQPAPSPVVRPRPPAEPAPILRSRPAVEAR
- a CDS encoding HelD family protein, yielding MLYQRLDDLREQAAQRLTDQLRATGGTLQARSQRDSTVRMYAEQVEQFAAVENGLCFGRLDTDDDERHYIGRIGIFDTDGDHDPLLMDWRAPAARAFYLATAANPQGIRRRRHLRTRQRKVVALDDEVLDLNTASPTAHEELTGEASLLAALNAGRTGRMRDIVETIQAEQDRIIRSDLSGVLVVQGGPGTGKTAVALHRAAYLLYTHRRELSTRGVLLVGPNVTFLRYISQVLPALAETGVLLRTPGDLFPGVSARRAEPATTAALKGRSTMTEVLANAVRDRQEVPDEPVEIELPQQEVLVLGPATVRAARDRVRHSDRPHNLARALFDVEVIHALADQVAERIGADPLGGENLLEEADRAEIRRELREEPEITAALDELWPVLTPQRLLADLYASTDRIATAAPMLTADERAALHREPGGWTSADVPLLDEAAELLGEDDRAAAARRERIRAMEREYAEGVLEIARGSRSIDVEDEADGGEILGVTDLLDADRLLERQEEADRLTTAQRAAADRSWAFGHVIVDEAQELSPMAWRLLMRRCPSRSMTIVGDVAQTGALAGTPSWSEALAPYVADRWRLTELTVSYRTPAEIMEVAAGVLAEIDPTLRPPRAVRASGFPPGTRDVPADRLAAELIEVATDEAAGLTDGRLGVIVPAGRVDDLGTALTTALPEAAVGEQPDLENRVVVLTVAEAKGLEFDSVIVVDPDRIVAESPRGRSDLYVALTRATQRLTTLTPTA
- a CDS encoding RrF2 family transcriptional regulator, with protein sequence MQISARGDYAVRATLSLAAAYPSLLSTQTISAEQDMPRKFLEAVLADLRRAGLVRAQRGAEGGYALARPPREVTIGAVLRAVEGPLAGVRGLRPEETSYDGVAQHLPGLWVAVRASLRRVVDEVSLADVVGGRLPAHVRRLTTAPDAWEPR
- a CDS encoding MarR family winged helix-turn-helix transcriptional regulator — its product is MGVMTRWLDPDEQRTWRAFLTASRALMEALDRELQRDAGMPHAYYEILVRLSEAPERRLRMSDLADASGSSRSRLSHAVTRLEAAGWVRREHCPTDRRGQIALLTDDGFAALAAAAPGHVDGVRRHLFDALSPAQVDQLRRISEALADRLTRP